A single Tachypleus tridentatus isolate NWPU-2018 chromosome 9, ASM421037v1, whole genome shotgun sequence DNA region contains:
- the LOC143225091 gene encoding uncharacterized protein LOC143225091 isoform X4, producing MNIHLCFAASDISVGLYGASSGASVCRIHGFFCVLTSMASHDVCICAKQKGSITLSRLRPIFPKTVIVKKVNLNVEPVNNMRIMSSISFDEVKETNKLGCTSQHSPVHAVSAEGSKVFFSNEVKKTCSKSHYEMPGLEILQNKLLYSPCQCQSVKGRYGILTGKIQNCTGHNTSHETFPDKSILPSLSSAMSDGLFVTQSSLNCTTPIKTQPQVISSLSVSSQVIGTKYQRIFNASTSNVSLSVDSENNNLSKSDVLKSTNSVGFTSTQSNIIKKSSVIQNARGKPLNGNTTFGLFVPIKPKPLLIDTIQHPPKGRTVKELLDSLSQRHIGSKSASNLPYRKTSNACLKRNNSLLEKVCVRDLFPGSTCKRHDKFNLQLERESGKKVKTIPSFSDSSAFQENTKEIQKEKSSENHLEYLQSSSIKPEYVSVVCSDSLNFDKKALSKIAATEMDADTHTSTTIQFDNSFSNDEIDKQQFPKEEILTVKKEQTECDENQPVRKKAKTISGYFVTSAFQEFAKEAQMKHTFNQVLDYKKESPSKISFPETNSETGYFSNVQFDNHSSNHEREKQQFSVKKEQMMYDNRHLGQHFEDKNVIAVKKEKEDEECILAKHYNNEEGCLVMIKKDEDEEYQLHQVINDYTEHADDKRTVCVSSGDLPSKIKNCTYSFPSKDHHFLGKDYKIDKTVELSQENKSISDCETLDSESLVNYSEVFGDNLLCRMSLDEITKKAEDVWSINNFENKLSHQAFNYTSRLSTPKDSKTISNGSSFDDLFLHSLSKDTTEVLHGNIANLDQNDKEQVVEGTLDSSDMELLTKLRNVEKERIHKKELELKVVKSLALKESFTDSVPLHFAEIKNTLSEMNRRGCSEVYDDVLSTCSISQDFVDCEVEFVKIPLSDIKSEPELLGNAANSNYLYISPKPCKIENEISKKIGSFEKYFSVSDDVCKNFLNEEFTQTADALYDPSFVDISEVMEKMSNEGTSTYFNLNIQQENKNINSSLSCSDKNVFVPECNELQSDPVNCAEVGSRSDNVLDGGELHSNCKDLLIIGDNLLKRDVSHEEGLGCNVLQSHLQKKSTSNVNDDTGKTSFLEGLGLKSQSNSEAVIKNFESYKGYLDVLKDKVVSSYLKNPQIPSDRVMSFYHYLCKTGHLRAGKMTFVSEVYRNLRSTSKQQMLDDTLSPKNAKIVKEMKAQTSQCNLLASPESDSQGTFPCALDDKSTLNHDNTTVLPLVPCSASETLLYTFTSTPVSSSSLASNVFRSASERKQILTSPPTTIQHSEVTTNVSGTDQLYKPAHNQNHYNNSRIFVNDISTSKLTSVNPIENALSTSQPVTKPKTFTVSSKSTVHAPKPLLPKPITVVSSVTLPSTIQLSSVYSGCTNFIAQQPTIVTPVIARSTSGCGLVNMGQSVQESAAVLLVPVSKPINCINGEKFWIAVQPNNSQRIQKKEVLKPNSVMNYANPVKKRELQKRKNSEMLPDMSNASFITDNDKSRRDLECEECGKLYSMTSKFAFQRHLQQHKIKKQHFSESLNSPVETSGNSQNLDYQMKLRVRTFKCVDCGKAYTDNSILKWHIQTVHSAKAETDEETGRPVLKR from the exons CTCTGGTGCCTCTGTTTGTAGAATACATGGCTTTTTTTGTGTGCTCACTTCCATGGCTTCACATGACGTTTGTATTTGTGCTAAACAGAAAG gttctATCACTCTGTCACGGTTGAGGCCTATTTTTCCTAAAACAGTTATTGTGAAAAAGGTAAACCTTAATGTAGAGCCTGTAAATAACATGAGGATTATGAGTAGCATTTCTTTTGATGaagtgaaagaaacaaataaactaggATGTACCTCACAACATTCACCAGTGCATGCTGTATCGGCAGAAGGAAGCAAagtgtttttttcaaatgaagttaaaaaaacttGTTCCAAAAGTCATTATGAGATGCCTGGATtggaaattttacaaaataaactactttatagTCCATGTCAGTGTCAAAGTGTGAAGGGTAGATATGGAATTTTGACTGGAAAAATACAGAACTGTACTGGACACAATACTTCACATGAAACATTTCCAGATAAAAGTATCTTACCAAGCTTGTCCTCTGCCATGTCTGATGGCCTCTTTGTAACCCAAAGTTCTTTGAATTGTACAACACCAATAAAGACACAACCCCAGGTTATTAGTTCTTTGTCAGTATCTAGCCAGGTAATAGGAACAAAATATCAGAGAATTTTTAATGCATCTACTTCAAATGTTAGCTTATCAGTTGATTCTGAAAATAACAATCTAAGCAAATCTGATGTCTTAAAATCAACAAACAGTGTTGGCTTTACATCCACTcaaagtaacataataaaaaaatcttcagTAATTCAGAATGCACGAGGGAAACCTTTAAATGGAAATACTACATTTGGACTATTTGTACCAATAAAACCTAAACCACTTCTCATAGACACCATCCAGCACCCACCAAAAGGAAGAACTGTTAAAGAACTTTTAGACAGTTTATCACAACGACACATAGGAAGTAAATCTGCTTCAAACTTACCATATAGAAAGACTAGTAATGCATGTTTAAAGAGAAACAATTCTTTGTTAGAAAAAGTATGCGTCAGAGATCTGTTTCCAGGTAGTACTTGTAAGAGGCATGATAAATTTAATTTGCAGTTGGAACGTGAAAGTGGAAAAAAGGTAAAAACTATTCCAAGTTTTTCTGATTCAAGTGCCTTCCAAGAAAACACAAAGGAAATCCAGAAAGAAAAATCTTCTGAGAATCATTTGGAATATCTCCAGTCTAGTTCCATAAAGCCAGAATATGTTTCAGTTGTCTGTAGTGATAGcctaaattttgataaaaaagcTCTTTCAAAAATTGCTGCAACAGAAATGGATGCTGATACACACACTTCTACTACTATACAATTTGACAACAGCTTTTCCAATGATGAAATAGATAAACAACAGTTTCCAAAAGAAGAAATTCTCACTGtgaaaaaagaacaaacagaatGTGATGAAAATCAACCAGTTAGAAAAAAGGCAAAAACTATTTCAGGTTACTTTGTTACAAGTGCCTTTCAAGAATTTGCAAAGGAAGCTCAGATGAAACACACTTTTAATCAGGTCTTGGATTATAAGAAGGAAAGTCCTTCAAAAATTTCTTTTCCAGAAACAAATTCTGAAACAGGCTATTTTAGTAATGTTCAATTTGACAACCACTCTTCCAACCATGAGAGAGAAAAGCAACAgttttcagtaaaaaaagaacaaatgatGTATGATAATAGACATCTAGGTCAACATTTTGAGGATAAAAATGTTATAGCagttaagaaagaaaaggaagatgAGGAATGTATTCTGGCCAAACATTATAACAATGAAGAAGGATGTTTAGTAATGATTAAAAAAGATGAGGATGAAGAGTACCAGTTACATCAGGTTATTAATGATTATACAGAACATGCTGATGACAAAAGGacagtgtgtgtgtcttcagGTGATCTACCCTCTAAAATTAAGAATTGTACATACAGTTTCCCTTCTAAAGATCATCATTTTTTGGGAAAAGATTATAAAATTGATAAGACTGTAGAATTGTCTCAAGAAAACAAATCTATTTCAGATTGTGAAACTTTAGATTCTGAAAGTCTTGTAAATTATTCTGAAGTCTTTGGGGATAATTTATTATGTAGAATGTCTTTGGATGAAATAACTAAAAAAGCAGAAGATGTGTGGagtattaataattttgaaaataagctTTCTCATCAGGCATTTAATTACACATCCAGACTAAGTACCCCAAAAGattcaaaaacaatttcaaatggtTCTTCATTTGATGATTTATTTTTGCATAGCTTATCAAAAGATACCACAGAAGTTCTGCATGGAAATATTGCTAACTTAGACCAGAATGATAAAGAACAAGTTGTAGAAGGTACTTTGGATTCTTCAGATATGGAATTATTGACAAAATTGCGTAATGTGGAAAAAGAGCGCATTCATAAAAAAGAACTAGAGCTCAAAGTAGTTAAGTCACTTGCATTAAAAGAGTCTTTTACAGATTCAGTACCTTTACACTTTGctgaaattaaaaatactctTTCAGAGATGAATAGAAGAGGATGTAGTGAGGTGTATGATGATGTACTTAGTACATGTAGTATTTCTCAGGATTTTGTGGACTGTGAGGTTGAATTTGTTAAGATACCATTGAGTGACATTAAGAGTGAACCAGAACTTTTAGGCAACGCTGCTAActctaattatttatatatttcacctAAACCttgtaaaattgaaaatgaaataagcAAAAAGATTggtagttttgaaaaatatttttctgtatctgATGATGTttgtaagaattttttaaatgaagaattCACGCAGACTGCAGATGCTTTATATGATCCATCCTTTGTAGACATTTCTGAAGTTATGGAGAAGATGTCAAATGAAGGTACttcaacttattttaatttaaatattcaacagGAAAATAAGAATATCAATTCTTCTTTATCCTGTagtgataaaaatgtatttgttcctGAATGTAATGAATTGCAATCTGACCCGGTGAACTGTGCTGAAGTTGGATCAAGATCAGATAATGTACTAGATGGTGGTGAATTACATTCCAATTGTAAAGATCTATTAATTATAGGTGATAATTTGCTCAAACGTGATGTTAGTCATGAAGAAGGATTGGGTTGTAATGTCTTACAAAGTCACTTACAGAAGAAATCAACATCAAATGTGAATGATGATACAGGGAAAACTTCCTTTTTGGAAGGTCTTGGACTGAAATCGCAGTCAAATTCTGAAGCTGTGATAAAAAACTTTGAAAGTTATAAAGGATACTTAGATGTTTTAAAAGATAAAGTAGTTAGTTCATACTTAAAGAATCCTCAAATTCCTTCTGACAGAGTAATGTCTTTTTATCACTACCTTTGCAAGACAGGACATCTTCGTGCTGGAAAAATGACATTTGTTTCAGAAGTTTACCGCAACTTAAGAAGTACCTCAAAACAGCAAATGTTAGATGATACACTGTCTCCAAAGAATG CCAAAATAGTCAAAGAGATGAAAGCTCAGACATCTCAGTGTAATCTTTTAGCATCTCCTGAGAGTGACTCACAAGGAACTTTTCCTTGTGCACTTGATGATAAATCTACTTTAAATCATGACAATACAACTGTACTACCTTTAGTACCATGCAGTGCCTCTGAGACATTATTATACACATTTACATCAACTCCTGTCTCAAGCTCCTCTTTGGCTTCAAATGTATTTCGGTCTGCTTCTGAAAGAAAACAGATATTGACATCACCACCAACTACCATACAGCATTCAGAAGTTACTACTAATGTTTCTGGTACTGATCAGTTATACAAGCCTGCCCATAATCAGAACCATTATAACAATTCTAGAATATTTGTAAATGATATATCAACATCAAAACTTACATCAGTAAACCCCATAGAAAATGCACTTTCAACCAGTCAGCCAGTTACAAAGCCAAAAACTTTCACTGTGTCATCAAAGTCTACTGTGCATGCTCCAAAACCTTTATTGCCAAAACCCATCACAGTAGTTAGCTCAGTTACTTTACCAAGTACCATTCAGTTGTCATCAGTATATTCTGGTTGTACAAATTTTATTGCACAGCAACCTACCATTGTCACTCCTGTTATAGCAAGAAGCACCTCAGGATGTGGACTTGTTAATATGGGACAGTCAGTACAAGAAAGTGCAGCTGTTTTACTTGTTCCTGTTAGCAAGCCAATAAACTGTATTAATGGAGAAAAATTTTGGATAGCAGTACAACCCAACAATTCCCAAAGAATACAGAAGAAAGAAGTTTTAAAACCAAATAGTGTTATGAATTATGCAAATCCTGTGAAAAAACGGGAACTTCAGAAGAGGAAAAATTCAGAAATGCTTCCTGACAtgtctaatgcatcttttatTACTGACAATGACAAGTCCAGAAGAG
- the LOC143225091 gene encoding uncharacterized protein LOC143225091 isoform X3 produces the protein MNIHLCFAASDISVGLYGASSGASVCRIHGFFCVLTSMASHDVCICAKQKGSITLSRLRPIFPKTVIVKKVNLNVEPVNNMRIMSSISFDEVKETNKLGCTSQHSPVHAVSAEGSKVFFSNEVKKTCSKSHYEMPGLEILQNKLLYSPCQCQSVKGRYGILTGKIQNCTGHNTSHETFPDKSILPSLSSAMSDGLFVTQSSLNCTTPIKTQPQVISSLSVSSQVIGTKYQRIFNASTSNVSLSVDSENNNLSKSDVLKSTNSVGFTSTQSNIIKKSSVIQNARGKPLNGNTTFGLFVPIKPKPLLIDTIQHPPKGRTVKELLDSLSQRHIGSKSASNLPYRKTSNACLKRNNSLLEKVCVRDLFPGSTCKRHDKFNLQLERESGKKVKTIPSFSDSSAFQENTKEIQKEKSSENHLEYLQSSSIKPEYVSVVCSDSLNFDKKALSKIAATEMDADTHTSTTIQFDNSFSNDEIDKQQFPKEEILTVKKEQTECDENQPVRKKAKTISGYFVTSAFQEFAKEAQMKHTFNQVLDYKKESPSKISFPETNSETGYFSNVQFDNHSSNHEREKQQFSVKKEQMMYDNRHLGQHFEDKNVIAVKKEKEDEECILAKHYNNEEGCLVMIKKDEDEEYQLHQVINDYTEHADDKRTVCVSSGDLPSKIKNCTYSFPSKDHHFLGKDYKIDKTVELSQENKSISDCETLDSESLVNYSEVFGDNLLCRMSLDEITKKAEDVWSINNFENKLSHQAFNYTSRLSTPKDSKTISNGSSFDDLFLHSLSKDTTEVLHGNIANLDQNDKEQVVEGTLDSSDMELLTKLRNVEKERIHKKELELKVVKSLALKESFTDSVPLHFAEIKNTLSEMNRRGCSEVYDDVLSTCSISQDFVDCEVEFVKIPLSDIKSEPELLGNAANSNYLYISPKPCKIENEISKKIGSFEKYFSVSDDVCKNFLNEEFTQTADALYDPSFVDISEVMEKMSNEGTSTYFNLNIQQENKNINSSLSCSDKNVFVPECNELQSDPVNCAEVGSRSDNVLDGGELHSNCKDLLIIGDNLLKRDVSHEEGLGCNVLQSHLQKKSTSNVNDDTGKTSFLEGLGLKSQSNSEAVIKNFESYKGYLDVLKDKVVSSYLKNPQIPSDRVMSFYHYLCKTGHLRAGKMTFVSEVYRNLRSTSKQQMLDDTLSPKNAKIVKEMKAQTSQCNLLASPESDSQGTFPCALDDKSTLNHDNTTVLPLVPCSASETLLYTFTSTPVSSSSLASNVFRSASERKQILTSPPTTIQHSEVTTNVSGTDQLYKPAHNQNHYNNSRIFVNDISTSKLTSVNPIENALSTSQPVTKPKTFTVSSKSTVHAPKPLLPKPITVVSSVTLPSTIQLSSVYSGCTNFIAQQPTIVTPVIARSTSGCGLVNMGQSVQESAAVLLVPVSKPINCINGEKFWIAVQPNNSQRIQKKEVLKPNSVMNYANPVKKRELQKRKNSEMLPDMSNASFITDNDKSRRVDLECEECGKLYSMTSKFAFQRHLQQHKIKKQHFSESLNSPVETSGNSQNLDYQMKLRVRTFKCVDCGKAYTDNSILKWHIQTVHSAKAETDEETGRPVLKR, from the exons CTCTGGTGCCTCTGTTTGTAGAATACATGGCTTTTTTTGTGTGCTCACTTCCATGGCTTCACATGACGTTTGTATTTGTGCTAAACAGAAAG gttctATCACTCTGTCACGGTTGAGGCCTATTTTTCCTAAAACAGTTATTGTGAAAAAGGTAAACCTTAATGTAGAGCCTGTAAATAACATGAGGATTATGAGTAGCATTTCTTTTGATGaagtgaaagaaacaaataaactaggATGTACCTCACAACATTCACCAGTGCATGCTGTATCGGCAGAAGGAAGCAAagtgtttttttcaaatgaagttaaaaaaacttGTTCCAAAAGTCATTATGAGATGCCTGGATtggaaattttacaaaataaactactttatagTCCATGTCAGTGTCAAAGTGTGAAGGGTAGATATGGAATTTTGACTGGAAAAATACAGAACTGTACTGGACACAATACTTCACATGAAACATTTCCAGATAAAAGTATCTTACCAAGCTTGTCCTCTGCCATGTCTGATGGCCTCTTTGTAACCCAAAGTTCTTTGAATTGTACAACACCAATAAAGACACAACCCCAGGTTATTAGTTCTTTGTCAGTATCTAGCCAGGTAATAGGAACAAAATATCAGAGAATTTTTAATGCATCTACTTCAAATGTTAGCTTATCAGTTGATTCTGAAAATAACAATCTAAGCAAATCTGATGTCTTAAAATCAACAAACAGTGTTGGCTTTACATCCACTcaaagtaacataataaaaaaatcttcagTAATTCAGAATGCACGAGGGAAACCTTTAAATGGAAATACTACATTTGGACTATTTGTACCAATAAAACCTAAACCACTTCTCATAGACACCATCCAGCACCCACCAAAAGGAAGAACTGTTAAAGAACTTTTAGACAGTTTATCACAACGACACATAGGAAGTAAATCTGCTTCAAACTTACCATATAGAAAGACTAGTAATGCATGTTTAAAGAGAAACAATTCTTTGTTAGAAAAAGTATGCGTCAGAGATCTGTTTCCAGGTAGTACTTGTAAGAGGCATGATAAATTTAATTTGCAGTTGGAACGTGAAAGTGGAAAAAAGGTAAAAACTATTCCAAGTTTTTCTGATTCAAGTGCCTTCCAAGAAAACACAAAGGAAATCCAGAAAGAAAAATCTTCTGAGAATCATTTGGAATATCTCCAGTCTAGTTCCATAAAGCCAGAATATGTTTCAGTTGTCTGTAGTGATAGcctaaattttgataaaaaagcTCTTTCAAAAATTGCTGCAACAGAAATGGATGCTGATACACACACTTCTACTACTATACAATTTGACAACAGCTTTTCCAATGATGAAATAGATAAACAACAGTTTCCAAAAGAAGAAATTCTCACTGtgaaaaaagaacaaacagaatGTGATGAAAATCAACCAGTTAGAAAAAAGGCAAAAACTATTTCAGGTTACTTTGTTACAAGTGCCTTTCAAGAATTTGCAAAGGAAGCTCAGATGAAACACACTTTTAATCAGGTCTTGGATTATAAGAAGGAAAGTCCTTCAAAAATTTCTTTTCCAGAAACAAATTCTGAAACAGGCTATTTTAGTAATGTTCAATTTGACAACCACTCTTCCAACCATGAGAGAGAAAAGCAACAgttttcagtaaaaaaagaacaaatgatGTATGATAATAGACATCTAGGTCAACATTTTGAGGATAAAAATGTTATAGCagttaagaaagaaaaggaagatgAGGAATGTATTCTGGCCAAACATTATAACAATGAAGAAGGATGTTTAGTAATGATTAAAAAAGATGAGGATGAAGAGTACCAGTTACATCAGGTTATTAATGATTATACAGAACATGCTGATGACAAAAGGacagtgtgtgtgtcttcagGTGATCTACCCTCTAAAATTAAGAATTGTACATACAGTTTCCCTTCTAAAGATCATCATTTTTTGGGAAAAGATTATAAAATTGATAAGACTGTAGAATTGTCTCAAGAAAACAAATCTATTTCAGATTGTGAAACTTTAGATTCTGAAAGTCTTGTAAATTATTCTGAAGTCTTTGGGGATAATTTATTATGTAGAATGTCTTTGGATGAAATAACTAAAAAAGCAGAAGATGTGTGGagtattaataattttgaaaataagctTTCTCATCAGGCATTTAATTACACATCCAGACTAAGTACCCCAAAAGattcaaaaacaatttcaaatggtTCTTCATTTGATGATTTATTTTTGCATAGCTTATCAAAAGATACCACAGAAGTTCTGCATGGAAATATTGCTAACTTAGACCAGAATGATAAAGAACAAGTTGTAGAAGGTACTTTGGATTCTTCAGATATGGAATTATTGACAAAATTGCGTAATGTGGAAAAAGAGCGCATTCATAAAAAAGAACTAGAGCTCAAAGTAGTTAAGTCACTTGCATTAAAAGAGTCTTTTACAGATTCAGTACCTTTACACTTTGctgaaattaaaaatactctTTCAGAGATGAATAGAAGAGGATGTAGTGAGGTGTATGATGATGTACTTAGTACATGTAGTATTTCTCAGGATTTTGTGGACTGTGAGGTTGAATTTGTTAAGATACCATTGAGTGACATTAAGAGTGAACCAGAACTTTTAGGCAACGCTGCTAActctaattatttatatatttcacctAAACCttgtaaaattgaaaatgaaataagcAAAAAGATTggtagttttgaaaaatatttttctgtatctgATGATGTttgtaagaattttttaaatgaagaattCACGCAGACTGCAGATGCTTTATATGATCCATCCTTTGTAGACATTTCTGAAGTTATGGAGAAGATGTCAAATGAAGGTACttcaacttattttaatttaaatattcaacagGAAAATAAGAATATCAATTCTTCTTTATCCTGTagtgataaaaatgtatttgttcctGAATGTAATGAATTGCAATCTGACCCGGTGAACTGTGCTGAAGTTGGATCAAGATCAGATAATGTACTAGATGGTGGTGAATTACATTCCAATTGTAAAGATCTATTAATTATAGGTGATAATTTGCTCAAACGTGATGTTAGTCATGAAGAAGGATTGGGTTGTAATGTCTTACAAAGTCACTTACAGAAGAAATCAACATCAAATGTGAATGATGATACAGGGAAAACTTCCTTTTTGGAAGGTCTTGGACTGAAATCGCAGTCAAATTCTGAAGCTGTGATAAAAAACTTTGAAAGTTATAAAGGATACTTAGATGTTTTAAAAGATAAAGTAGTTAGTTCATACTTAAAGAATCCTCAAATTCCTTCTGACAGAGTAATGTCTTTTTATCACTACCTTTGCAAGACAGGACATCTTCGTGCTGGAAAAATGACATTTGTTTCAGAAGTTTACCGCAACTTAAGAAGTACCTCAAAACAGCAAATGTTAGATGATACACTGTCTCCAAAGAATG CCAAAATAGTCAAAGAGATGAAAGCTCAGACATCTCAGTGTAATCTTTTAGCATCTCCTGAGAGTGACTCACAAGGAACTTTTCCTTGTGCACTTGATGATAAATCTACTTTAAATCATGACAATACAACTGTACTACCTTTAGTACCATGCAGTGCCTCTGAGACATTATTATACACATTTACATCAACTCCTGTCTCAAGCTCCTCTTTGGCTTCAAATGTATTTCGGTCTGCTTCTGAAAGAAAACAGATATTGACATCACCACCAACTACCATACAGCATTCAGAAGTTACTACTAATGTTTCTGGTACTGATCAGTTATACAAGCCTGCCCATAATCAGAACCATTATAACAATTCTAGAATATTTGTAAATGATATATCAACATCAAAACTTACATCAGTAAACCCCATAGAAAATGCACTTTCAACCAGTCAGCCAGTTACAAAGCCAAAAACTTTCACTGTGTCATCAAAGTCTACTGTGCATGCTCCAAAACCTTTATTGCCAAAACCCATCACAGTAGTTAGCTCAGTTACTTTACCAAGTACCATTCAGTTGTCATCAGTATATTCTGGTTGTACAAATTTTATTGCACAGCAACCTACCATTGTCACTCCTGTTATAGCAAGAAGCACCTCAGGATGTGGACTTGTTAATATGGGACAGTCAGTACAAGAAAGTGCAGCTGTTTTACTTGTTCCTGTTAGCAAGCCAATAAACTGTATTAATGGAGAAAAATTTTGGATAGCAGTACAACCCAACAATTCCCAAAGAATACAGAAGAAAGAAGTTTTAAAACCAAATAGTGTTATGAATTATGCAAATCCTGTGAAAAAACGGGAACTTCAGAAGAGGAAAAATTCAGAAATGCTTCCTGACAtgtctaatgcatcttttatTACTGACAATGACAAGTCCAGAAGAG